A DNA window from Vigna angularis cultivar LongXiaoDou No.4 chromosome 1, ASM1680809v1, whole genome shotgun sequence contains the following coding sequences:
- the LOC108346429 gene encoding stellacyanin translates to MSLKMQLGLLMFGTIGSMLLESVSCKNVHVVGDQLGWNIPSRQNFFDDWAKKKTFVVGDQLVFQYHPGLNTVVKVNKEDYENCTTKNVIETYFNGNSSVTLEEAADYYFFSSVGKHCEAGVKLHVTVTNPLKSSQ, encoded by the exons atgagctTGAAAATGCAGCTTGGTTTGTTGATGTTTGGGACCATTGGGTCGATGCTGTTGGAATCTGTGAGTTGTAAAAATGTTCATGTCGTGGGAGACCAATTGGGCTGGAACATCCCCAGCCGACAAAATTTCTTCGATGATTGGGCTAAGAAAAAAACCTTCGTCGTTGGTGACCAGCTTG ttTTCCAGTACCACCCTGGGCTGAACACAGTGGTGAAGGTAAATAAAGAGGATTACGAGAATTGCACAACGAAAAATGTTATTGAGACGTATTTCAATGGAAACTCTTCTGTTACTTTGGAGGAAGCTGCTGACTATTATTTCTTCTCTTCTGTTGGGAAGCATTGCGAGGCTGGCGTAAAGCTTCACGTCACTGTTACTAATCCCCTCAAATCCTCTCAGTAA
- the LOC128195440 gene encoding uncharacterized protein LOC128195440, with protein MAPRLPPPPQPNEPDASNNARLLETVIDRLQQQNNTLMEQNATLMQQNQSAMQSLEASRANSETTQRQLMEILAATRHHSGASSSNAAPPTAEWSLESFLQHHPAKFSGKGIPDEADQWLRDIEKIFNAKRCPDENRLAYAEYLLTGEASHWWSSARAILTDAQQPITWGVFRGKFYEEYFPDSVRFAKEVEFLQLVQGSMSISEYTNKFKHLVRFNTMATSEQWQCRKFENGLRSDLKVLISSLCIRSFPAMVERAKVLEKNMAEAEQHKKQQASRGPVMSRPNVNRNRTPYARPAQSSGSQAVVVAGQANQQGPVRCFQCGGPHFRSSCPQLVGGKYCTRCKRNGHLENECNMGGRAVMRPPNAGRTQQGRGGRAQAVGRVYAITGAEAASSGTLVTGTCLVHGIPCCVLYDSGATHSFISKACVDKLGLTERLRSDSGNGLAEYQSHPHRLWG; from the exons atggcacctagactccctcctccacccCAACCTAACGAGCCTGAtgcgtccaacaacgctaggttgttggagacaGTAATAGACCGCTTGCAGCAGCAGAACAATACACTGATGGAACAAAATGCCACCCTAATGCAGCAGAATCAGAGTGCCATGCAGAGTTTGGAAGCTTCACGTGCCAACTCTGAAACCACGCAAAGACAACTAATGGAAATCCTAGCAGCGACTAGGCATCATTCAGGGGCGTCCTCTTCCAACGCTGCCCCGCCTACTGCCgaatggagcttggagagtttcctccaacaccatcctGCTAAGTTCAGTGGAAAGGGTATCCCAGACGAAGCGGACCAGTGGTTGAGGGATATAGAGAAGATCTTCAACGCCAAACGATGCCCGGATGAGAACAGGTTGGCGTACGCTGAGTATTTACTGACTGGAGAAGCGAGCCATTGGTGGTCGAGCGCTAGAGCTATTCTTACGGACGCGCAACAACCGATCACCTGGGGAGTATTTAGAGGCAAGTTCTATGAGGAGTACTTTCCAGATAGCGTCCGGTTTGCCAAGGAAGTTGAGTTTCTACAATTGGTTCAGGGGAGTATGTCCATTTCCGAGTACACCAATAAGTTCAAGCACTTGGTGAGGTTCAACACTATGGCGACGAGTGAGCAGTGGCAGTGtagaaagtttgaaaatggaCTGAGAAGTGATCTTAAGGTGTTGATCTCCAGTTTGTGCATTCGGTCGTTTCCAGCCATGGTTGAGAGGGCTAAAGTGTTAGAGAAAAATATGGCTGAGGCGGAACAACATAAGAAACAACAGGCGTCGAGAGGACCAGTCATGTCGAGACCTAATGTGAATCGGAACAGGACCCCATACGCTCGTCCAGCCCAGTCGAGTGGTTCGCAAGCTGTGGTAGTTGCTGGACAAGCAAATCAACAAGGGCCGGTCAGATGTTTTCAGTGCGGAGGACCTCACTTTAGATCATCATGCCCTCAGTTGGTTGGAGGGAAATATTGCACTCGTTGTAAAAGAAATGGTCACCTGGAGAACGAGTGTAATATGGGCGGACGTGCAGTGATGAGGCCGCCGAATGCTGGAAGGACTCAGCAAGGAAGAGGTGGACGAGCCCAAGCTGTAGGGCGAGTGTATGCGATCACTGGTGCAGAAGCAGCGAGCTCAGGTACGCTCGTCACTGGTACCTGCTTAGTTCATGGAATTCCTTGCTGTGTGTTGTATGATTCtggggcaacacactccttcatctcgaaggcgtgcgttgataAGTTGGGGTTAACCGAGA GACTTAGAAGTGattctgggaatggattggctgaATACCAATCGCATCCTCATAGATTGTGGGGCTAA